From Opitutaceae bacterium:
TGGGCGCCACTTTGTGATCGAAGTCGGCGATCTTGGGGAGAACCAGGGCCAGGTAGCGTTTGCCGTCCTCGCCTGACATCTCCGCCGCACAGCGACGCACATGGGCGGCGATTGCCGACTCACACGCGGCCCGAAGCTCCTCGAGCCGTGCCTGCGCCGCGGCGACCGACTCCGGCGAAGCCCCTTCGTTCATCGCGAGTCGCTTGGCGTCCGCAGCCTCCTGAATGCGTCGACAATGCTCCTCACATTCGACCGTGTAGGCAGCGTGGATCGCCTTGATACGCGCGAGTTGTTGGTCGCTCAGTTTGAACTCCACCCGCATCCATTCGAATGCATCGCCGGATTGGAGTGCACGTCGGAGGCGCTGGTCGCCACTGAAGTGAAAGGTCAGGCCGCAGCTCAATGCAGCCACGGCAGCCAAGATCCCAAGCGTGAGCAGGAGGTTCTTCATTGCGTGCGATTGCGCATCATCGCCTCCACGCGGGGATCAAGGTCCACCAGATAAGAAACAATCATGGTCTCCCGCTGGTGCTCGAGCGCCACGCGGCTGGCCGTCTTGCCAAGCCAACCCGAGAGCACGAGGGTCAGGATCGCTGCCAAGGAAACGGAGGCTGCATGTCGTTTCAGGTAACTCGTCCACCCGGCATCGCTGCCTTGTTGGATTCGCTGCCACACCTCGGGACGGAAGGTGGAGTTGGGCAGCGGACGCACCTGCCAGGCGCGAATCGCCCGGCGTACATCGTCGTCTCTGTTCTGTGAATTCATGATTTTTCTCTAAAACAATACACCTCACGGCATCAAAACCCTCACAGGGACTGAGGGAAACTCGGAGCAAGAGGTTAGTGTGGAGTGAACCTCCACATGAATCGCGCCGCAACATTCGTCCTTCTCTCAGCCCTCAGCAGGCTTGCCTGCGGCATGAACGCCGAAACCCAACCACCTATCCCCGGCGACCCCAGGACAACTTTCCTGCACGCGCTACTCAGAGCCCCGGCAATTGAAGCCGCCAGCCTGCGTGCGTCAGCCGCGGCGGAGCGGATGGGGTCGTCAGGCCGGGTGCCGGATCCCCAGTTGGAAGTGATGGGATCCAGGATGGTTGGCCCCATGAAAGAACGCAGCACAATGTGGGAGGTCACAGTCAGCCAGCCTCTGCCAAAATGGGGTGAACGCGCGGCAGACCGAGAACGAGCGCAGGCAGTCCACGCAATGGCTGGCGCGGATTACGCGCTCATGGCGGGTGAAATGGCGTCTGAGGTTGCGATGGCCATCGCCGAGGCCGCCGGCGCAGACCAGCGCGCAGGCTTGCTGGGCGAACAAGTGGAACGGCTTCGAAGCCTTCTGACAGCCGTGGAGGTACGTCTCTCCGCCGGCACCAACGGCCGTCTCGCCGACAAGCTCTCCCTCGCCACGCGAATCGCCGCGATGGAGTTGATGATCGAGGAAGAAAAGCAGATGGCGGCGAACGCAGCTTCCCAGGCGCGAGGAATCCTGGGAGTCGCTCCAAATGTCGCGCTTCCCGATTATGCGGCCCCGGCGCTAACCGACGTGAAGGTCGACGAAACCGCCGAGGCAGTCCTGGCCACAGCAAGGGCCCAGGAGGCCAATGCCATGGTGCTTATGGCGCAAGCATCCTCACGCCCAATGACGGCCGTGGGGGTGCGTTTTGAACAGGAGCGGACCTCCATGGGCGACGAAAACACCGTTGGGCTCGCGGTGATGACGGATCTTCCCTGGAGGACCCGGCGCTACGCCGCAGCCGATCTCCGGGCGGCAAAGGCAGAGCGTGAGGCTGCACGCGCTGATTCAGCCACGGCGCGACACCGCCTTGAATCAGCGCTCACCCGCGCGCGGCGGGCACGGGCCCTGGCAGACACGGCATTGCGCCTCAGCCGGGAAACGCAGGAGCGCCTGAACGCGGAATTCGACGCGCTTATGCGATCCGCAAGCGCGGGGAACATGGCGGGCTCCACGCTTTTCGAGGCCGTCGAACTCTTGGAGAAGGCCACCGAGACCCGGCTTCGGGCCATCCAGGCCGAGACCAATGCCCGCGTCGCCGAGGCAGCGCTGTGGCGGCATGCAAATGTATCGCTTTTTCAACTACACAACTGATACCATGAAAAGGAACCTGATCCTGTTTGTCGCCACCTTTGCGGTGGGGGCCATCGCCGCACTCGCCTTCCGAGCCGCGACGTTCGAACCACACGCCTCTGCTGCATCGCATGGAAACCATGCGTCGTCGGAACCCGTTGCGGAGAAGCCGCAGGCGGAAGCTGCGAAGCCCGTCAACACCGTGTGCGCCATCTGCGGAATGGCTGTTGACCCGTCTGTCCCCACGGCCGTGTACAAGGGGAAGACAATCGGCTTTGGGTGCCGCATGTGCCCGTCCAAGTTCAAGTCGGATCCCGACCACTATGGTCCCTATTACCTCAGGAATGAGGTAATCGAACACTAAGCCATGAAGTCTCGGTCCTTGCTTTACGCGGCAGTAGGCTTTGCCTGCGGCGCAGCCCTCATTCTCCTGCTCCCCGCGCAGGCCTTGTTCCACGTGCCTCAGGACAAGGGGCATACGGAAATAGGCGGAGGAGAGCGGTGGGCCTGCCCGATGATGGACTTCATCGGCAACAAGGCTGGCAAATGCCCCGTCTGCGGCATGGACCTGGCGCGCGTAACCGCCGGAGAACTCACCCGAGAGCAGCAGCGGAGAATGGGGGTTGAACTCGTCGAGGTCCACGAAGGGCCGGCCAAGGTGACTGTGCGCGCCTACGGCGCGGTAAAGTACGATGACCGCACCTTGCAGGTGGTTGTGCCGCGAATCGCAGGCCGAGTCGTCAAGCGGCATGAGGCGGCGCGGCACATTGGCACCGTGGTCAAGGTGGGAGATCCCATCATCGACCTCTACAGCCCCGAGGTTCTTTCAGCACAGGGTGAGCTCGCTGCCGCCGTGAAACTCAGGGAAACCGCTGCAATCGATGCGCTCTCTGAACGCTTCGAGCGCTGGAATCTCACCGAGGTGGCGGATGCCATCCTCGCGGGCAACAAGCCTCGTGATACAGTCACAATCCGTTCGGCGTTTGCCGGTCGCGTGGTCGCGTCGGAGGCGGATTCTGCAATGGCAGGGCCACTCCCGCAGGTTGGCCAGGAACTCATGGGACAGGAGGCAATCCTGCGCCTCGTGGATCCGAATTCGTTCATGATTGTGGTCCACGTTCCCGAGCCCCGGGTGCACGTGGTGCGGCCCGGCCAGCCGGTCCGCCTCGCGTCAGACGACCGTGGCGAACTTTCGGAACTGGAGGCGACCGTCTCCTGGGTCTCACCGGAGCTCAACCTCGAGATTCGGTCACGGGAGGTACACCTCCATGTGCAGGACGCTTCCAGGCGCCTGCTTCCAGGAAGCCTCGTGAACGCGCGCTTTGAGGCCGCACTCGACGCGAAGCTGGAACCAGCGGACCCGGCTCGCCCCGACACCCGGGGCACGTTCACGCTGGTTCCCAAGACCGCCGTACTTTCGACTGGAGTGCGCAATGTTGCGTGGCGGGTAGCAAAGCGCGGTCCCGACGGTCGGGTCCGCTTTGAGCTCGTCCCTGTCGCCCTCGGTCCCCGGATTGAAGACGGCGCAGGAAATGACCTTTATGTCGTCAAGGCTGGTTTGAAGCCCGGCGATGCTGTTGCGGCGCAGGGCGCCTTCCTGATCGACAGCCAGGCCCAGCTTGCAGGCACCGAAAGCCTTCTCTTCCCACGGGGCGCCACAGGCACCGCACCCGCCCACGCGCACTAACAGACGCATCCATGCTATCTTTCTGCATCCGGAACAGCTGGCTCACTCTGGCCGCGGCCTTCGCACTCGCGCTCGCGGGCTTCTGGGGCTGGCGCAATGTCCCTGTCGACGCGATTCCTGACCTGAGCGACAACCAGGTCATCGTGTGGGCCGAGTGGCCGGGCAAGAGCCCCCAAGACATGGACCAGCAGGTCACGGCACGGCTCGCCCGGGAACTGCAGGGACTGCCGGGCGTGCAGACGGTGCGCGGGATGTCCCTTTATGGCGCGAGCTACGTCTACGTCATCTTCGAGGAGAGACGGGACCTCTACGAGTGCCGGACGCGAGTGCTCGAACGTTTGTCCCAGATGCAGGGCATTCTGCCTGCGGGAGTAAACCCGCGGCTGGGTCCTGATGCGACGGCGATGGGGCAGGTCTTTGCATTCACCCTCCAGGGCCCGAGGGACCTCGAGAGCAAGCGCTTCCTCCTGGATCAAGTAGTGATTCCGGCACTACGTGCCGTGCCCGATGTGGCAGAGGTGGCCGCGGCAGGCGGAGTCGTGCGCGAGTACCAGATCGATGTCGACCCGACCCGCCTCGAGGAGCAGGGCATCACGCTCGACGCGCTGATGGTGGCCGTACAGCAGGCAGGTCGGGACGTGGGTGCGATGAGCGTCGAGCAGAGCGGCGTGGAGACAATGATCCGCGGCGTCGGATTCATCCGTTCCGTTCAGGATGTCGAGAATGTGGTGCTCTGGGGCGATCCGCTAAAGGGCGCGGGTTTGCGCCTTGGCGATGTCGCACAGGTTCACCTCGGTGGCCAGTTCCGCCAGGGTCTTCTCGCCGATGCACACCAGGAGCACGCGGGCGCAATCATCGGCATGCGGGTGGGAGGCGATCCGAAGCGGGTGATCGATGCGGTCAAGCGGCGCCTGGTCGAACTTGCACCCATGCTCGAACGCGAGCAACTCTCGGTGGTTTCGTTCTATGATCGTTCGCAGCTGATCCGCGAGACCACGGCAACGGTGACGGACACCTTGGTCGAGGCGATCGTCGCGACCGTCATCGTGGTAGTGGCATTCCTATTACACGCGCGGGCGAGCCTCGCTGTCGCGGCGAGTCTTCCCCTGGGAATGCTCTTCACCTTTTTGGTGATGCACCTGCTCGGCCTTGGCGCCAACATCATGAGCCTTGCAGGCATCGCGATCGCGATCGGTGTGATGGTCGATTTCGGCATCATCATGACGGAGAACATCACCCAGCACCTGGTGGATCTTCAGGAGCGGTGTGCTCGCGAAGGCCGAAGCATGCCGACCTCGCCATTCAATCCGGAAATCACAGACACCGTGGTGCGCGCGGCGCAGGAGGTGGCACGACCACTCCTCACCTCCGCCGCAACGACCGTGATTGGATTCCTTCCCATCTTTGCCCTCACAGACCAGGCCGGGCGCCTGTTCGAACCGCTGGCCCTGACCAAGTCGCTCGCAATCAGCGGCGCCGTGCTTTTCGGCACGCTTCTGGTGCCTGTCCTCTGCCGTCTGTTGCTTCCTCCCTGGCAGATCCGGAGACCACTCCTGATCTGCTTGATGGGCGTCACGAGCGGCATCGCATTCGGGTGGTATGTCCGTGATGGCTGGTCGCTACCGATGGAGTTTGGCCGCTGGGCGCTCTCAATTCCCGGGTGGCTGTTTGCCCCCGCGCTCGCCGCAATCGTGGCTTCCGCCGTCTGGCGGATTGGCCAGGAGAAACTGGTGAATTACGAGGAGAATCCCGCCAGCCGCGCGATTCATGTCGCCTATGAATGGGCTTATGCGCGCATCCTCCGTCACAAGGTGGCTTTCACGATCGCGATCTCGTTGATGGCGGGCGGAGGTTACCTGCTCGGTTTGGGTTGGCCGACGCTCAGCGCACCGGTTCGTGCAGCATTCAAGTCTGTGGGGGCAGACCTCTCTCACACCCGCGTCGACCAGGCACTGAGCCGTTGGTTTCCCGGCGTGGGCTCCAGTTTCCTGCCGCCCCTGGATGAAGGGAGCCTCCTCTTCATGCCCTCGCTGCCGGCAACGGGCGGATTAGGGGAGACGCAGCGCATCATGATGGCACAGAACAAGGCCATCGAGGAGGTGCCTGAAGTTGCCGGCGTCATGGGCAAGATGGGCCGCGCCGAAACGGCGCTCGATCCAGCGCCGATTGGCATGATCGAGACAGTCGTCCTGCTGAAACCGTACAATGAGTGGCCAGTCCACGAGATTCTTGAGCCTGACGGGACGACAACCCGCCGACCGCGCACGCTGGAAGAAGTCCGAACCGTGCTCGCTGCGGTGACCGACATCCCGGGCGTCGCTCCAAGTTGGCTGCAACCGATCGAAACACGCGTCGTCATGCTCTCTACGGGCATTCGCAGCCTGATTGCCCTGCAGGTACTCGGAGACGACATGGATGCGCTTGAACGTTTTGCCGAGGCGGCGGAGAAGGTGATCCAGCCGACACCCGGGGCCATCGACGTGCAGATGCAGCGCGAAGGAGGGAAGCCTTACGCGGAGATCAGGCTCGACCCGGTGAAGCTTGCCCGTTTCGGGCTCACGAACGAACAGGTGATGCGCACCGTTGAATCTGCTTTCGGTGGCATGGCCGTCACCTATTCCGTCGAGGGCGCCCTTCGCTACCCCGTGCGCATCCGCTATCTTCGCGAGCGACGCGACGACCCGGACGAACTGCTTCAGCTCCAGGTGCCCGCAATGTCAGCGGACCATGGGGCGATACCGCTCGGCAACCTGCTCGCAGCTCCCACCGTTTATGAGCTCAGGTTCAAGAACGAGTCGGCGTCGCATTCATTCCTCACACAACTCCCCCTGCGCCATCAGCGAAACTTCGTGCCGCTCGCGGGGGGCCGTGCCGAGCTCACAATCGCTGCGGGAGAAGCACTCCCGGAAGAGCTTCTGCGCGCAGAAGCGGCGGGATCCTTGGAACGGACCGCCATGCGTCCAAGCGAGCTTGGCCTCACTTATACCATCGGTCCGATGGCAATCCGTTCTGAAGGCGGAAAACGCACCCAGTATGTACTCCTGAACGCAAGGGGGCGGGGCGAGGTGGAGGTGGTGCGCGACGCTGATGCGCGACTGCGCGCCGCGCTTTCCTCAGGCGAACTCACCCTGCCCGCAGGGGCAACTTACCGCTGGGTGGGCCGCTATGAACAGAAGCTGAAGGCGGACGAAACGCTCCGGTGGATCATCGCAGCCTCACTCGCCGTGATGGTCTTCCTCATCTACGTCGGCACGCGTTCCTGGCTGATCACAGCCATCATCATCCTGTGCAATGCCCTGGTGACCACGGCCGGAGGCTTCTTCATGGTCTGGCTCTGGGACGTGCAGATGACCACCGCCGTGGTGGTAGGCTTCCTCGTCCTCCTGGGAGTCATGTTCAATGATGGCATTCTTCTGGGCACCTACATCCAGGACCAGTTCAAAACCCATCCGGACACACTGGAGGAGGTGCATCGCCGCGTATTCGTGGCGGGACTACGTCGCAGGCGCCCTGCGATCATGACCAATGCGACAGCGATGCTGTCGCTCGTGCCGGTTCTCTGGTCGACCGGCAGAGGTTCGGAATTGATGGAGCCAATGATCCTTCCCGTGGTCGGCGGAATGCTCTTCGACGTCGTGTCCCTGTTCTCCGTTCCTGTTTTTTTCACCTGGTATTGGGAGAGAAAACTTAAAACAAGCCGTTGACATTGAGATCGGTAAGAGACGAGTACTGGCGCACGAGACTCCCCACTCAACGTCAACTAATCGCAAGTGCGGGATCGTTCGATTTCGCGCGTCTGCTTTCATGTCGCGCAATGCGACTGAACCATGAAACCACCCCACCCCTTGGCCCCGCGTCAACTTTGGCGAACACTCCGTCTCATCGCCGTTCTTGGAACATCCCCTTCTGAAACCACACTCATGGCCTCCCCATCCTCTCCCGCTGTTGAGATCCGCGAATCGGCTGAAGGCTTCATTTTGCTGCACCACGGAGAGAAGATCTATTTGAACGGTGCCGCCATTGATGATGCGACGGCCCTTCCCAATGTGCGTCAATTGGACCACGCAATTCGGTTCGATCATCTCAAAAGGGCGGGCGGCAATGCAGCCCGCCTGAAGGCCGACAAGCAGGTGCTGGACGAAGCGCACAAGCGGGGGATCGCAGGCGTGGTCGACTTGATCCTGGAGGGTGAACGCGACGGGATGGATTGGAACAACGACGCCCAGGTGCAGGCACAGGCAGAGCGCGCGCTCGCTCTCGTCCGCGAGCTCAAGGATCATCCCGCCCTGCTGATGTGGATCATCGGCAATGAACTTGACTACATCCCGCCCGACGAACCCTACAATCCGCGCATCTGGGAGCGGCTCGATGAACTGGCAGTCGCCATCAAGGCGATAGATCCCAAACACCCGGTGCTGACAATCGTTGGATCGAGTCAGTTCGAAACAAAGATCAAGGAGATCACCGAGAAGGCGCCCCACCTCGACCTACTCGGGCTCAACGGTTACGGCGAACTGGGCAAGATAGCGGGCCTCACCCACGCCCATTTCCCAAAACCCTACATCATCACCGAATGGGGGCCAACCGGTCACTGGGAGGTGGCGCGCACCACCTGGGGTGCACCGATCGAGGAGACAAGCAGCGAAAAGGCAGCGGCGATCCATGCCCGATATCGCGACGTGGTCTTGGCCGACAAACAGAGGTGCCTGGGTTCCTTCCTCTTCTATTGGGCCGACAAGCAGGAGACCACGCACACCTGGTACGGCCTCTACTGCGAAGACCAGATGACCGAAGGCATGGACACCATGGCTCACTTCTGGACTGGCCAATCACCTGCCAATCAAGCGCCGCGGGTCAAGGCCCTCACCGTCGACGGCTCCACCGACAAGACCAACCTCGTCCTGAAACCCGGCCAGGCCTGTGAGGCGGCACTCGCGGCTTCAGACCCCGATGGAGACACGCTTACCTATACCTGGGATATCCGTCCGGAGGTGGTCATTCCCGATGGAAATTACGCGGGGCGAAAGGAGAAACGTTCCCCGATTCTGGAAGGGCTCACCAAAGGAAACGGTGCAAAGGCGTCGTTCACCGTGCCGGAAAAAGAAGGCGCCTATCGGCTCTTTGTCACGGTGAGGGATGGCAAAGGATCCATCGGCTACGCCAATTTCCCCTTCTACGTTTCAGCGACGGGCGAACTCCCGGAAGCGACCAAACGCTACCTTTGACGGTCAAAGCGAGGGGCGGGTCCGCGTGCCCCGCCCCGATCACTTTTCATCCAGGGCAAAGGCCACATAGGCGTCCCCACTCTTCGTGCCCATCTTCCCGCCGCCGCAGGCGATCACCACGTACTGTCGGCCGTTTATCGAATAGGTGGCCGGCGTGGCGTAGCCGCCGGCTGGG
This genomic window contains:
- a CDS encoding TolC family protein, whose translation is MNRAATFVLLSALSRLACGMNAETQPPIPGDPRTTFLHALLRAPAIEAASLRASAAAERMGSSGRVPDPQLEVMGSRMVGPMKERSTMWEVTVSQPLPKWGERAADRERAQAVHAMAGADYALMAGEMASEVAMAIAEAAGADQRAGLLGEQVERLRSLLTAVEVRLSAGTNGRLADKLSLATRIAAMELMIEEEKQMAANAASQARGILGVAPNVALPDYAAPALTDVKVDETAEAVLATARAQEANAMVLMAQASSRPMTAVGVRFEQERTSMGDENTVGLAVMTDLPWRTRRYAAADLRAAKAEREAARADSATARHRLESALTRARRARALADTALRLSRETQERLNAEFDALMRSASAGNMAGSTLFEAVELLEKATETRLRAIQAETNARVAEAALWRHANVSLFQLHN
- a CDS encoding glycoside hydrolase family 2 TIM barrel-domain containing protein, which gives rise to MASPSSPAVEIRESAEGFILLHHGEKIYLNGAAIDDATALPNVRQLDHAIRFDHLKRAGGNAARLKADKQVLDEAHKRGIAGVVDLILEGERDGMDWNNDAQVQAQAERALALVRELKDHPALLMWIIGNELDYIPPDEPYNPRIWERLDELAVAIKAIDPKHPVLTIVGSSQFETKIKEITEKAPHLDLLGLNGYGELGKIAGLTHAHFPKPYIITEWGPTGHWEVARTTWGAPIEETSSEKAAAIHARYRDVVLADKQRCLGSFLFYWADKQETTHTWYGLYCEDQMTEGMDTMAHFWTGQSPANQAPRVKALTVDGSTDKTNLVLKPGQACEAALAASDPDGDTLTYTWDIRPEVVIPDGNYAGRKEKRSPILEGLTKGNGAKASFTVPEKEGAYRLFVTVRDGKGSIGYANFPFYVSATGELPEATKRYL
- a CDS encoding efflux RND transporter periplasmic adaptor subunit, with translation MKSRSLLYAAVGFACGAALILLLPAQALFHVPQDKGHTEIGGGERWACPMMDFIGNKAGKCPVCGMDLARVTAGELTREQQRRMGVELVEVHEGPAKVTVRAYGAVKYDDRTLQVVVPRIAGRVVKRHEAARHIGTVVKVGDPIIDLYSPEVLSAQGELAAAVKLRETAAIDALSERFERWNLTEVADAILAGNKPRDTVTIRSAFAGRVVASEADSAMAGPLPQVGQELMGQEAILRLVDPNSFMIVVHVPEPRVHVVRPGQPVRLASDDRGELSELEATVSWVSPELNLEIRSREVHLHVQDASRRLLPGSLVNARFEAALDAKLEPADPARPDTRGTFTLVPKTAVLSTGVRNVAWRVAKRGPDGRVRFELVPVALGPRIEDGAGNDLYVVKAGLKPGDAVAAQGAFLIDSQAQLAGTESLLFPRGATGTAPAHAH
- a CDS encoding efflux RND transporter permease subunit, with protein sequence MLSFCIRNSWLTLAAAFALALAGFWGWRNVPVDAIPDLSDNQVIVWAEWPGKSPQDMDQQVTARLARELQGLPGVQTVRGMSLYGASYVYVIFEERRDLYECRTRVLERLSQMQGILPAGVNPRLGPDATAMGQVFAFTLQGPRDLESKRFLLDQVVIPALRAVPDVAEVAAAGGVVREYQIDVDPTRLEEQGITLDALMVAVQQAGRDVGAMSVEQSGVETMIRGVGFIRSVQDVENVVLWGDPLKGAGLRLGDVAQVHLGGQFRQGLLADAHQEHAGAIIGMRVGGDPKRVIDAVKRRLVELAPMLEREQLSVVSFYDRSQLIRETTATVTDTLVEAIVATVIVVVAFLLHARASLAVAASLPLGMLFTFLVMHLLGLGANIMSLAGIAIAIGVMVDFGIIMTENITQHLVDLQERCAREGRSMPTSPFNPEITDTVVRAAQEVARPLLTSAATTVIGFLPIFALTDQAGRLFEPLALTKSLAISGAVLFGTLLVPVLCRLLLPPWQIRRPLLICLMGVTSGIAFGWYVRDGWSLPMEFGRWALSIPGWLFAPALAAIVASAVWRIGQEKLVNYEENPASRAIHVAYEWAYARILRHKVAFTIAISLMAGGGYLLGLGWPTLSAPVRAAFKSVGADLSHTRVDQALSRWFPGVGSSFLPPLDEGSLLFMPSLPATGGLGETQRIMMAQNKAIEEVPEVAGVMGKMGRAETALDPAPIGMIETVVLLKPYNEWPVHEILEPDGTTTRRPRTLEEVRTVLAAVTDIPGVAPSWLQPIETRVVMLSTGIRSLIALQVLGDDMDALERFAEAAEKVIQPTPGAIDVQMQREGGKPYAEIRLDPVKLARFGLTNEQVMRTVESAFGGMAVTYSVEGALRYPVRIRYLRERRDDPDELLQLQVPAMSADHGAIPLGNLLAAPTVYELRFKNESASHSFLTQLPLRHQRNFVPLAGGRAELTIAAGEALPEELLRAEAAGSLERTAMRPSELGLTYTIGPMAIRSEGGKRTQYVLLNARGRGEVEVVRDADARLRAALSSGELTLPAGATYRWVGRYEQKLKADETLRWIIAASLAVMVFLIYVGTRSWLITAIIILCNALVTTAGGFFMVWLWDVQMTTAVVVGFLVLLGVMFNDGILLGTYIQDQFKTHPDTLEEVHRRVFVAGLRRRRPAIMTNATAMLSLVPVLWSTGRGSELMEPMILPVVGGMLFDVVSLFSVPVFFTWYWERKLKTSR